The following proteins are encoded in a genomic region of Ornithodoros turicata isolate Travis chromosome 6, ASM3712646v1, whole genome shotgun sequence:
- the LOC135398944 gene encoding major facilitator superfamily domain-containing protein 3-like, producing the protein MALSYVFTRQSLSSYLTYGYLGLLYFLEGVPYGMQDKLLPQYLRSENFSYGKVALARILLVPWVCKPLYASYIEQRWTQKRWLQTFLTLLTAVTCFISFLDQSTTALVASLLIVNILSACLDVSVDSVAMDLLHGSQLAMGNAIQVGGYKVGAIFGGGVLLFLQVSYGFKGVLQGLCIMYSLGLVVVTLWKHTSNEKELEKSGKIDGVRKTTTREKRSGTPSDKGGDGSVDDSADLKRYGILQRLRWAISVEGTWGLLVFLALYKSGEYGMVTTYPSFLLDRGHSYAVIGVLNGFVAQIISLLGTLSGVPLSRNLRKNKSNLFWLCVARLVPSSIIVATNMGFLSAAADMYVGVASLLLLSAISGMITTIAFTMMMACSQKTPRGFKSTHFSLLCTVEVLGKLAFSVLVGPLVDTLGKAPTHFAMTLLMGASVATVSFLT; encoded by the exons ATGGCTCTCTCGTATGTGTTTACGCGTCAGTCTCTTTCCTCCTACCTCACGTATGGGTACTTGGGGTTGCTATACTTCCTCGAGGGCGTACCCTACGGCATGCAAGACAAACTTCTTCCTCAGTATTTGAGGTCGGAAAATTTCTCTTACGGAAAGGTTGCTCTTGCACGAATTCTTCTTGTGCCCTGGGTTTGCAAACCGCTTTACGCTTCATACATCGAACAGCGTTGGACGCAAAAAAGATGGCTGCAAACATTCCTAACTCTTCTTACGGCTGTCACCTGCTTCATTTCGTTTCTGGATCAATCCACAACCGCCTTAGTAGCGTCATTGCTGATTGTTAACATTCTGTCCGCATGTTTAGATGTATCCGTCGATAGTGTCGCAATGGACTTGCTTCATGGTTCACAACTTGCCATGGGAAACGCAATTCAAGTTGGTGGCTATAAAGTGGGAGCCATTTTTGGTGGTGGGGTTTTGCTTTTTCTGCAAGTGTCTTATGGCTTTAAAGGGGTCTTGCAAGGACTTTGTATAATGTACTCGCTCGGGCTGGTTGTGGTTACACTATGGAAACATACGTCGAATGAGAAGGAACTGGAAAAGAGTGGCAAAATTGACGGTGTGCGCAAGACTACCACAAGGGAGAAGAGAAGCGGAACACCAAGCGATAAAGGGGGCGACGGGAGCGTTGATGATTCAGCCGATTTAAAACGTTACGGCATTCTGCAGAGGCTCAGGTGGGCTATTTCAGTTGAAGGAACCTGGGGCTTGCTTGTTTTCTTGGCACTTTACAAGTCTG GGGAATATGGCATGGTCACAACGTATCCGTCGTTCTTACTGGACAGAGGACACTCTTACGCAGTGATTGGAGTCCTTAATGGCTTTGTTGCTCAAATTATCTCACTCCTTGGGACGTTGTCTGGAGTGCCTCTTTCACGCAACTTGAG GAAGAACAAATCCAATTTGTTCTGGCTCTGTGTCGCACGCCTGGTGCCCTCAAGTATAATTGTTGCTACAAACATGGGCTTCCTTTCCGCAGCTGCTGACATGT ATGTAGGAGTAGCATCTCTGCTCCTCCTCAGTGCCATCAGTGGAATGATCACAACAATCGCATTCACCATGATGATGGCATGCTCTCAGAAGACACCTCGTGGCTTCAAGTCAACCCACTTTTCACTGTTGTGCACGGTGGAAGTTTTAGGGAAGCTGGCCTTCTCGGTCTTAGTTGGACCACTCGTAGACACTCTCGGCAAAGCCCCAACGCACTTTGCGATGACGCTCCTAATGGGCGCATCTGTCGCGACGGTTAGCTTCTTGACGTGA
- the LOC135398943 gene encoding xaa-Pro dipeptidase-like has translation MPCAKVGVVVVYSLCNWCNVGVAQLRRTLSSSFLRNMPSSKEPSFSRGPQTLRVPKKLHTLNQQRLSSQLRRHPDVSDGSFVLLRGGESATRHCSDHEPVFRQESYFHWAFGIEEPDCYGAIDVQNGTSIVFVPKLPDCYAIWMGKLCTPEECVEKFGVDEVAYVEDMVDVLRARNAKVLLTLRGRSSDSGKMSTEATFSGIENFKVNSSVLFEVIAECRVFKTPLELDVLRYTNRISSEAHKEVMRRIRPGMKEYQLESIFQHYCYYNGGARHCSYTCICGTGPNGAILHYGHAGAPNERTVEDGDMCLFDMGCEYYCYASDITCSFPANGKFTPDQKIIYNAVLKSSRAVMAATKPGVSWTDMHLLAERTILGELKAHGLLKGSVDDMMKARLGATFMPHGLGHFMGCDTHDVGGYLSHCPPRSTEDGLKSLRTARTLKAGMVLTIEPGCYFIDCLLTKAFEKGELSVFLVPEAIQRFRKFGGVRIEDDIVVTENGMELMTDVPRTVEEIEALMAEGRNEHQ, from the exons ATGCCGTGCGCAAAAGTAGGTGTCGTAGTTGTTTACTCGCTGTGTAACTGGTGTAACGTCGGTGTAGCACAACTGCGTCGTACCTTGTCAAGCTCTTTCCTTCGCAATATGCCGTCAAGCAAAGAGCCGTCATTCTCAAGAGGGCCACAAACCCTACGTGTTCCAAAAAAGCTGCATACGTTGAATCAACAGCGGTTGAGCAGCCAACTCCGAAGACATCCTGACGTGTCAGACGGTAGTTTCGTCTTGCTTCGGGGAGGTGAATCCGCGACGAGGCACTGTTCGGACCACGAACCCGTTTTTCGACAAGAATCTTATTTCCACTGGGCTTTCGGAATCGAGGAACCCGATTGCTACGGCGCGATCGACGTGCAAAATGGCACATCCATCGTATTTGTGCCCAAGCTTCCTGACTGTTACGCAATTTGGATGGGAAAACTATGCACCCCTGAAGAATGCGTCGAGAAGTTTGGCGTCGATGAGGTTGCGTACGTTGAAGACATGGTCGATGTACTGAGGGCGCGAAATGCGAAGGTGCTGTTGACTCTGCGCGGCAGGAGCAGCGATAGCGGCAAAATGAGCACGGAAGCTACGTTCTCTGGAATCGAAAACTTCAAG GTGAATAGCAGCGTCCTGTTTGAGGTGATCGCAGAATGCAGGGTGTTCAAGACCCCGCTTGAGCTGGACGTTCTGCGCTACACCAACCGCATCAGCAGCGAAGCTCACAAAGAAGTCATGCGTCGCATTCGACCAGGCATGAAAGAGTACCAGCTCGAGTCCATCTTCCAACACTACTGCTACTACAACGGTGGCGCCCGCCACTGTTCTTACACGTGCATATGCGGAACGGGCCCCAACGGCGCCATCCTCCACTACGGCCACGCGGGCGCCCCCAACGAGAGGACCGTAGAGGATGGGGACATGTGCCTCTTCGACATGGGGTGCGAATACTACTGTTACGCGTCCGACATCACGTGCTCGTTTCCCGCAAACGGAAAATTCACTCCGGACCAGAAGATCATCTACAACGCAGTCCTGAAGTCTAGTCGCGCCGTGATGGCCGCAACAAAGCCCGGTGTCAGCTGGACGGACATGCACTTGCTTGCGGAGCGAACCATCTTGGGAGAGCTAAAAGCGCACGGGCTGCTTAAAGGCAGCGTAGACGACATGATGAAAGCGCGCCTGGGCGCAACATTCATGCCGCACGGGCTGGGACACTTCATGGGATGCGACACGCACGACGTCGGCGGGTACCTGTCCCACTGTCCGCCAAGGTCGACGGAGGACGGGCTGAAGAGTCTGCGGACAGCGCGGACGCTGAAAGCGGGAATGGTGCTGACGATCGAGCCCGGATGTTATTTCATCGACTGCCTGCTGACGAAAGCGTTCGAGAAGGGAGAGCTTTCGGTTTTCCTCGTTCCAGAAGCTATCCAGCGTTTTCGTAAGTTTGGAGGAGTCCGGATAGAGGACGACATTGTCGTAACGGAAAACGGCATGGAGCTCATGACCGACGTACCGCGCACAGTTGAAGAGATTGAAGCCCTAATGGCAGAAGGTCGTAACGAACACCAGTGA